Part of the SAR202 cluster bacterium genome is shown below.
GCTGGAGCGGTCGGACATCGTCATTACCGGCGGCGGGCTCGGCCCCACGCAGGACGACCTCACCCGCGACATCGTCGCCGAGGTCACTGGCCGCAGGCTCATGCTCGACCCCGCGCTGCTGGACCAGATAGAGCAGCGCTTCCGCAAGCGCGGCTTCATCATGACCCCGAACAACGAGCGCCAGGCCTACGTGCCGGAAGGCGCAATTCCCGTCTCCAACCCCAACGGAACCGCGCCGTCCTTCATCGTGGAGGACCCACGCGGCGTCGTCATCTCCCTCCCCGGCGTCCCGTTCGAGCTCCAGTGGCTCTTCGAAAACGAGGTGGTCCCCTACCTCCGCCGCAAGTTCAACCTGAACGAGGTGATCTGCTACCGCGTGCTCAAGGTCTCGGACATGGGCGAGAGCGCCGTGGACGACCGCATCGGCCACCTCATCGCCAACTCCAGCAACCCTACCGTCGGCGTCCTGGCCCACCCCGGCCAGGTGGACGTGCGCATCACCGCCAAGGCGGCAGACACCGCCGAGGCCGCGCGCCTCATGGCCCCGCTGGAGGCCGAGATACGCCGCCTTCTGGACAACAAGGTGTTCGCGGTGGACAACGAGACGATGGAGGACGCCGTCGGCAAGCTTCTTAAAGCGAACAAGAGCACGA
Proteins encoded:
- a CDS encoding CinA family nicotinamide mononucleotide deamidase-related protein, whose product is MPTAEIVAIGSELLLGQIVDTNSAWMAQRLSNLGINMYFKTVVGDNPKRMNEVITRALERSDIVITGGGLGPTQDDLTRDIVAEVTGRRLMLDPALLDQIEQRFRKRGFIMTPNNERQAYVPEGAIPVSNPNGTAPSFIVEDPRGVVISLPGVPFELQWLFENEVVPYLRRKFNLNEVICYRVLKVSDMGESAVDDRIGHLIANSSNPTVGVLAHPGQVDVRITAKAADTAEAARLMAPLEAEIRRLLDNKVFAVDNETMEDAVGKLLKANKSTIAVYEDLTCGMVAERLLQAGREHFAEGVIGNSLTSVRRLLASAGRGKVEDVADPDQIAVELAKAIRVASGADIGFAVHSVPDYTDGAQNLARGQTYMAITDGSGVRKRTFNTAGRGRPDRTRTSMHAMELVRRALTEGYPDRIAPVADPSN